In Pseudobacter ginsenosidimutans, the following are encoded in one genomic region:
- a CDS encoding DUF2911 domain-containing protein, translating to MIKTAIAIACSITLYCGAIQAQGLKVPAPSPAQTIKQDFGLGNIELSYSRPSTKGRKIFGDLVPFDKVWRTGANSATILNFSDDVIIGGKNIPAGKYGLLSIPGKSEWTLILTKQLDVTSPSAYKEDQDVVRVKVKPHAIKEKIETFFMQFDEIKGTECNLWIMWDQTAVALPIKTDIDGKVMAQIETAMKSEKPPYFNAAMYYLETGKDTKQAHEWLKKATELNPKFFWVWHQRANAEAKLGLKQEAIASANESLKLAQEAKNPDYVALNEKLLKTLK from the coding sequence ATGATCAAAACAGCAATTGCCATCGCCTGCAGCATCACATTGTATTGTGGCGCAATCCAGGCCCAGGGCTTGAAAGTTCCCGCCCCATCTCCTGCTCAAACCATTAAACAGGATTTTGGTCTGGGTAACATTGAACTGTCATACTCCCGCCCCAGCACGAAAGGCCGCAAGATCTTCGGAGACCTGGTTCCTTTCGACAAAGTATGGCGTACCGGTGCAAATTCAGCAACTATTCTCAACTTCAGCGACGATGTGATCATCGGCGGAAAGAATATTCCTGCCGGTAAATATGGTCTGCTGAGCATTCCTGGCAAAAGCGAGTGGACCCTCATCCTCACCAAACAACTGGATGTTACCTCTCCTTCTGCTTACAAGGAAGATCAGGACGTAGTGCGCGTGAAAGTGAAGCCTCATGCTATCAAGGAGAAGATCGAAACCTTCTTCATGCAATTCGACGAGATCAAAGGCACCGAGTGCAATCTCTGGATCATGTGGGACCAAACAGCTGTTGCACTTCCCATCAAAACTGATATCGATGGAAAAGTAATGGCGCAGATCGAAACCGCCATGAAGTCTGAGAAACCTCCGTACTTCAATGCAGCTATGTATTATCTGGAAACAGGAAAAGACACAAAACAAGCGCATGAATGGCTGAAGAAAGCTACTGAGCTTAACCCTAAATTCTTCTGGGTATGGCATCAGAGAGCAAATGCTGAAGCTAAACTGGGATTGAAGCAGGAAGCAATCGCTTCTGCCAACGAATCACTGAAACTGGCTCAGGAAGCAAAGAACCCTGACTATGTTGCTTTGAACGAAAAACTCCTGAAGACTTTGAAATAA
- a CDS encoding carboxypeptidase regulatory-like domain-containing protein — protein MNDQSQHITHYTAADIQRYLSGNMSASEMHAMEKAALDDPFLADAIEGMDQAMQSHGEAPVNQNLQELRTAIAEKIQPASGKVRGMVWWKMAAAAVVVIAAGVFLWNSYLSREDKAVATQEIAAVQHQEKVQPAKVPPADSLPAPETLTLTDNEGLPSTFSTRDNAAAEKTKPSAADARVNADQARSENLNLQRSQNNASQKAQYNTIAIQPRANAKQIPLDTNVPATVVPDGFEKKDIVLKSENNPPQFNFSDTVGRPVRTEIVGALEGHTPGLVLQTNAAENKRLNNIIRGRVTDNAQRPIPNANVNTFQNPAMNMTYFTDREGYFNIPLRNIDTAALNVSVAAIGFNTQQFKLNQSPLATNNLQLQPADQMLNDVVVTGYGGKQRSNISKKIKETDILLQNAEPVNGWVSFENYLRENNRLSRDSARAVKDVVVSFAVNRRGELSEFTITSGSTTEANAEALRLIKEGPAWKIKRGRKATATVIVHF, from the coding sequence ATGAATGATCAATCACAACATATCACCCATTACACAGCAGCGGATATCCAAAGATATCTGAGTGGCAACATGTCTGCATCCGAAATGCATGCCATGGAAAAAGCAGCGCTGGACGATCCTTTCCTGGCAGATGCCATCGAGGGAATGGACCAGGCAATGCAATCCCATGGCGAAGCTCCGGTGAACCAAAACCTGCAGGAGCTGAGAACCGCCATTGCTGAAAAGATCCAACCGGCTTCCGGTAAGGTCAGGGGCATGGTATGGTGGAAAATGGCTGCAGCCGCAGTTGTTGTGATTGCAGCAGGCGTATTCCTCTGGAACAGTTATTTAAGTCGCGAGGACAAAGCAGTGGCAACACAAGAAATAGCCGCTGTGCAGCACCAGGAAAAAGTGCAACCTGCCAAAGTTCCGCCTGCCGATTCTCTACCAGCACCTGAAACTTTAACCTTAACTGATAACGAAGGCTTACCATCTACTTTCAGCACCAGGGATAATGCTGCTGCAGAAAAAACAAAGCCATCTGCAGCTGATGCAAGAGTAAATGCTGATCAGGCCCGCAGTGAGAATTTGAATTTGCAGAGAAGTCAAAACAATGCCAGTCAAAAAGCACAATACAATACTATAGCCATTCAGCCCAGGGCTAATGCGAAACAGATCCCGCTGGACACTAATGTACCTGCCACGGTAGTACCCGATGGTTTCGAGAAGAAAGACATCGTACTTAAATCTGAAAACAATCCACCCCAATTCAATTTCTCAGATACTGTGGGCAGGCCAGTGAGAACGGAGATCGTGGGTGCATTGGAGGGGCATACGCCGGGACTGGTTTTGCAAACCAATGCAGCAGAGAATAAGCGTCTCAACAATATAATACGGGGACGTGTAACCGATAATGCACAAAGGCCCATCCCCAATGCCAACGTGAATACCTTCCAGAATCCAGCCATGAATATGACCTATTTCACAGACAGGGAAGGCTATTTCAATATTCCTCTACGAAATATAGATACAGCAGCACTCAATGTATCCGTTGCCGCTATCGGATTCAACACGCAACAGTTCAAGCTGAATCAATCACCACTGGCCACCAATAACCTGCAATTGCAGCCGGCAGACCAAATGTTGAACGATGTGGTGGTAACAGGTTACGGCGGAAAACAAAGGAGTAATATCAGTAAGAAAATAAAAGAAACAGATATCCTGCTGCAGAATGCAGAACCTGTCAATGGATGGGTGAGCTTCGAGAATTATCTGCGTGAGAACAATCGCCTCAGCAGGGACTCTGCGAGGGCCGTTAAAGACGTGGTGGTTTCCTTTGCGGTAAACCGCAGGGGCGAATTATCCGAATTCACTATCACCAGTGGCTCTACAACCGAAGCCAATGCAGAGGCGCTCCGCCTCATCAAGGAAGGTCCTGCCTGGAAGATCAAACGCGGACGTAAAGCAACCGCCACCGTAATCGTACATTTTTAG
- a CDS encoding RNA polymerase sigma factor: protein MLILSFVGFLKNIQHPERTDKELADSYRETGDMQVLGALFQRYMDLMYGVCLKYLKDPESAKDAVMQLFEELTKKLKQHQVENVKSWLHTLARNHCLMQLRSPRNFRTSEFNAEIMQSEAETHLNGMMQKEENLTRLEHCLQTLPDEQKTTVELFYLQNKCYKEIASETGIEWNKVRSYIQNGRRNLKICMDKQAAIETKEI from the coding sequence TTGCTAATTTTATCTTTCGTGGGCTTCCTGAAGAACATACAACACCCTGAGCGGACAGACAAAGAACTGGCCGACAGTTATCGTGAAACGGGCGACATGCAAGTGTTAGGCGCTCTGTTCCAGCGGTATATGGACCTGATGTATGGCGTATGCCTGAAATATCTCAAAGACCCCGAAAGCGCCAAAGATGCCGTGATGCAACTCTTTGAAGAGCTCACCAAAAAACTAAAGCAGCACCAGGTAGAAAATGTTAAAAGTTGGTTGCATACACTGGCCAGGAACCACTGCCTGATGCAACTCCGCTCTCCGCGCAATTTCCGCACCTCTGAATTCAATGCCGAGATTATGCAATCGGAAGCAGAAACGCATCTGAATGGCATGATGCAGAAAGAGGAGAACCTGACGAGACTGGAACATTGTTTGCAAACATTGCCCGATGAGCAGAAAACAACAGTGGAATTATTCTATTTACAGAACAAATGTTATAAAGAAATAGCGTCTGAAACAGGGATCGAATGGAATAAGGTAAGAAGCTATATCCAGAATGGAAGAAGGAACCTTAAGATCTGTATGGATAAACAGGCAGCTATCGAAACAAAAGAAATATAA
- a CDS encoding DUF7003 family protein, with product MAPKKHKEAFTAKEILEQLDSAARQFSFPMLDNGYLYPVTARLSAYRNESHWRIVIEVIGFNYRGGGHNGIENCLYIFGNDLKHKPGLDNANFLSLTADSPEGNTFDRETESYLDPSINTILVRGNAITLSHDPAFYEAKGIHLEDPGKIMIWEMMRGLLPEHRNQFLATEEDIKQRIPAGLPLFIRLDDWNHPDLANEEKPGKNETFIMLADALETGDKKIFKPTQTTNTHWSNWPEGGTL from the coding sequence ATGGCGCCCAAAAAACATAAAGAAGCATTTACAGCTAAAGAGATCCTGGAACAACTGGACAGTGCCGCCAGACAGTTCTCCTTTCCCATGCTGGACAATGGCTACCTCTATCCGGTAACGGCCAGGCTCTCCGCTTATCGCAATGAAAGCCACTGGAGGATCGTGATTGAAGTGATCGGGTTCAACTACCGCGGCGGTGGCCACAATGGTATCGAGAACTGTCTTTATATTTTCGGCAACGACCTGAAACATAAGCCAGGGCTGGATAATGCCAATTTCCTCAGCCTGACGGCCGATAGTCCGGAGGGCAACACATTCGACCGGGAAACTGAAAGCTACCTCGATCCTTCCATCAATACCATCCTGGTCCGCGGGAATGCCATTACGCTTTCCCATGATCCCGCATTTTATGAGGCCAAAGGCATTCACCTGGAAGATCCCGGAAAGATCATGATCTGGGAAATGATGCGCGGACTGCTTCCTGAACACCGGAACCAGTTCCTCGCCACCGAAGAAGATATCAAACAGCGCATCCCTGCAGGGCTGCCCCTGTTCATCCGGCTGGACGACTGGAACCATCCTGACCTCGCCAATGAAGAGAAACCCGGAAAGAACGAGACCTTCATCATGCTGGCCGATGCGCTGGAAACCGGCGACAAAAAAATATTCAAACCCACTCAAACAACCAATACACACTGGAGCAACTGGCCGGAAGGCGGAACTTTATGA
- a CDS encoding efflux RND transporter permease subunit — protein MNKLIRRVVSFSLKNKFFIFFATGLLAIAGYLSFRSIGIEAFPDVTNTSVTIITQWPGRSAEEVERFVTRPIEISMNTAQKKTAIRSSSLFGLSVVKIIFEDKVDDAFARVQVNNNIGKAKLPEGIEPDIQPPYGPTGEIYRYTLESNTHSVRDLKTIQDWTIEKNILAVPGVADIVSFGGEVKTYEITVDPGKAAQYGITPLELYEAVSRSNINVGGDIIVENGQAYVVRGIGILNDVDEIRNIIVDNINGTPVLVSHIADVSIAALPRLGQVGRDRDPDVVQGIVVMRKGENATEVIAALQEKIDYLNNKVLPADVQIKPFYNRQNLVDFATGTVLHNMMEGIILVTVVVFIFMADWRTTLIVSVVIPLSLLFAFVCLKLKGMSANLLSMGAVDFGIIIDGAVVIVEGIFVMLDKRAHAVGMQRFNAQSKLGLIRKACMESGKSIFFAKLIIIAGLLPIFTFEKVEGKMFSPLAWTLGFALLGALILTFTLVPVLSGVLLKKNVKEKNNFFLNWVQRNVMRLFRLSFGKKMMSFTIAIIILIGGFFSFRFVGTEFLPQLNEGSIYVRATGPLSASLDQSVRVANEMRKIFLGFPEVKQVMSQTGRPNDGTDATGFYNVECHIDIFPEKEWKSKLSRGQLIEAMNRQLEVIPGISLNFSQPIMDNVEEAVSGVKGSLVVKMYGNDYKVIERTEDSIFNVLKTVKGIEDLAILRNLGQPELQINLNQQKMALYGITTDNANAVIEMAIGGKAATSIYEGEKIFDLRIRYPEDFRQHEQEISNLLVPSIRGTKIPIKEIADIKRITGPSIIYRDDHTRYGAIKFSVRGRDMGSTITEAQQKVAADITIPDGYSLQWSGDFENQQRATQRLTTVVPISLLIIFFILFILFGNIRDSLLVLHTVLFAIVGGIFSMLVTDINFSISAGIGFIALFGICIQNGVILLSTFKSNMRSMKVATEQGLIHAIREGVESRIRPVLMTALMAAIGLLPAAISTGIGSETARPLARVVIGGLVTDTIFKLFVFPIVVYWAYKRTIKPES, from the coding sequence ATGAATAAATTGATCAGGAGAGTTGTCAGTTTCTCTCTCAAGAATAAATTCTTCATCTTCTTCGCCACAGGATTGCTGGCCATTGCAGGATACCTGAGCTTCAGGAGCATCGGCATTGAGGCCTTTCCGGATGTGACCAATACCAGTGTTACCATCATTACCCAATGGCCCGGACGCAGTGCGGAGGAAGTGGAAAGATTTGTGACGAGGCCCATCGAGATCTCCATGAATACCGCGCAGAAGAAAACTGCTATCAGGTCTTCTTCCCTGTTCGGTCTTTCTGTGGTAAAGATCATCTTTGAAGATAAGGTGGACGATGCATTTGCGCGCGTGCAGGTGAACAACAATATCGGCAAGGCCAAACTTCCGGAAGGCATCGAGCCGGATATACAGCCGCCCTATGGTCCTACAGGAGAGATCTATCGCTATACGCTTGAAAGCAATACACATTCCGTACGCGATCTCAAAACCATCCAGGACTGGACCATCGAAAAGAATATCCTGGCCGTTCCCGGTGTAGCCGATATCGTTAGTTTCGGTGGCGAAGTGAAAACGTACGAGATCACAGTGGATCCCGGCAAAGCCGCGCAATATGGCATCACGCCGCTGGAGCTCTATGAGGCCGTGAGCAGGAGCAATATCAATGTGGGTGGAGATATCATCGTGGAAAACGGACAGGCATATGTGGTGCGCGGTATCGGTATCCTCAATGATGTGGATGAGATCAGGAATATCATCGTTGACAATATCAACGGAACGCCTGTACTGGTGAGCCATATCGCCGATGTGAGCATTGCTGCGCTGCCGAGGCTCGGACAGGTGGGCCGGGACCGGGACCCGGATGTGGTGCAGGGCATTGTGGTGATGCGCAAGGGTGAGAATGCCACCGAAGTGATTGCCGCCCTTCAGGAAAAAATAGACTATCTCAATAACAAGGTATTGCCGGCTGATGTGCAGATCAAACCATTCTACAACAGGCAGAACCTGGTGGACTTTGCCACCGGTACTGTGCTGCACAATATGATGGAAGGCATCATCCTGGTGACCGTAGTGGTGTTCATTTTCATGGCCGACTGGCGCACCACATTGATCGTTTCTGTAGTTATCCCGTTATCACTGCTCTTTGCTTTTGTGTGTTTGAAACTGAAGGGGATGTCGGCCAACCTCCTGAGCATGGGAGCAGTTGATTTCGGGATCATCATCGATGGCGCCGTAGTGATAGTGGAAGGGATCTTCGTGATGCTGGATAAGCGCGCGCATGCGGTGGGCATGCAGCGGTTCAATGCACAAAGCAAACTCGGATTGATCCGCAAAGCATGCATGGAAAGCGGCAAGAGCATCTTCTTTGCAAAACTCATCATCATTGCAGGCTTATTACCGATTTTCACTTTTGAAAAAGTGGAAGGCAAAATGTTCTCTCCTCTAGCCTGGACACTTGGCTTTGCATTGCTCGGTGCGCTGATACTCACCTTTACGCTGGTGCCGGTATTATCAGGTGTATTGCTAAAGAAAAATGTAAAAGAGAAAAACAATTTCTTCCTCAACTGGGTGCAACGGAATGTGATGCGGTTGTTCCGGCTTTCTTTTGGTAAAAAGATGATGAGCTTCACCATTGCCATCATCATACTGATCGGCGGATTTTTCAGTTTCCGCTTTGTTGGCACAGAGTTCCTGCCACAGCTGAATGAAGGCTCCATCTATGTGCGCGCCACCGGCCCGCTCTCCGCATCGCTGGACCAATCCGTACGCGTGGCAAATGAAATGCGCAAAATATTTCTCGGCTTCCCGGAAGTAAAACAGGTGATGTCGCAAACCGGTCGTCCGAACGACGGCACTGATGCCACAGGTTTCTACAATGTGGAATGCCATATCGATATTTTTCCTGAGAAAGAATGGAAATCGAAACTGAGCCGCGGGCAGCTGATCGAAGCAATGAACCGTCAGCTGGAAGTGATCCCTGGTATCAGTCTCAATTTCTCCCAGCCTATCATGGACAATGTGGAGGAAGCCGTTTCCGGAGTGAAAGGATCACTGGTAGTGAAAATGTATGGCAATGATTACAAGGTGATCGAAAGAACAGAAGATTCTATATTCAATGTGCTGAAAACAGTAAAAGGTATTGAAGACCTGGCGATCCTCCGGAACCTTGGCCAGCCTGAATTGCAGATCAATCTCAACCAGCAGAAGATGGCGCTCTATGGTATCACCACAGACAATGCCAATGCCGTTATAGAGATGGCCATTGGCGGTAAGGCCGCCACCAGTATCTATGAAGGTGAAAAGATCTTTGACCTTCGTATCCGTTATCCGGAAGATTTCCGGCAACACGAGCAGGAGATCAGCAACCTGCTGGTGCCTTCGATCCGCGGCACCAAGATCCCCATCAAGGAGATCGCAGATATCAAACGCATCACCGGCCCCAGCATCATCTACAGGGATGATCATACCCGTTATGGCGCCATCAAATTCTCAGTACGTGGCCGCGACATGGGAAGCACCATCACGGAAGCACAGCAGAAAGTTGCGGCGGACATTACTATCCCCGATGGTTATTCGCTGCAATGGTCTGGCGATTTCGAGAACCAGCAACGCGCCACACAAAGGCTGACCACCGTGGTGCCCATCAGTTTGCTGATCATCTTTTTTATCCTTTTCATTTTGTTCGGGAATATCAGGGATTCTCTGCTGGTATTGCATACGGTATTGTTCGCAATTGTAGGCGGCATCTTCTCCATGCTGGTGACGGATATCAATTTCAGCATTTCGGCCGGTATTGGTTTCATTGCCCTTTTCGGCATCTGTATCCAGAATGGGGTGATCCTCCTTTCCACCTTCAAAAGCAATATGAGATCGATGAAAGTGGCTACAGAACAAGGACTTATACATGCCATCCGGGAGGGCGTGGAATCCAGGATCCGGCCGGTATTGATGACAGCCCTGATGGCGGCCATCGGCCTCCTGCCTGCGGCCATCAGCACAGGCATCGGGTCGGAAACCGCAAGACCGCTGGCCCGTGTGGTGATCGGCGGACTGGTCACCGATACCATTTTCAAGCTCTTTGTGTTCCCCATTGTGGTGTACTGGGCCTATAAGAGAACAATAAAACCGGAATCATAA